The proteins below come from a single Corylus avellana chromosome ca3, CavTom2PMs-1.0 genomic window:
- the LOC132173379 gene encoding VQ motif-containing protein 31-like, protein MEKPGSHGTTGCKPLTTFVQTNTNTFREVVQRLTGPSEGNIAAKEVATTKVGVKRATPRLHERRQYSRPRLEIVKPPVQFKPAGASTNQHPRFSPTTSGNSGFLPSPVTPSTIFSRLCILEDEKKGESGIPELNTQEEEKAIKERRFYLHPSPRSRPGYTEPELLTLFPLTSPKTTEKP, encoded by the coding sequence ATGGAGAAGCCGGGTAGCCATGGCACAACCGGTTGTAAACCCTTAACAACATTTGTacaaacaaatacaaatactTTCCGAGAGGTCGTACAGAGGCTAACCGGCCCATCAGAGGGTAATATTGCAGCAAAAGAAGTGGCAACAACGAAGGTGGGTGTAAAGAGAGCAACACCAAGACTACATGAGAGAAGGCAATACTCTAGGCCTAGACTTGAGATAGTTAAACCCCCTGTCCAATTTAAACCTGCAGGCGCATCAACCAACCAGCACCCTCGCTTCTCCCCCACCACATCAGGAAACTCTGGTTTTCTCCCAAGCCCTGTGACCCCTTCTACAATTTTCTCAAGGCTATGCATCTTGGAAGATGAAAAGAAAGGAGAATCAGGAATACCTGAATTGAATactcaagaagaagagaaagccataaaagagagaagattttaTTTGCATCCATCACCCCGGTCTAGACCAGGATACACTGAGCCAGAGTTGCTTACCTTGTTCCCTCTAACATCTCCAAAAACAACTGAGAAACCATGA